A single genomic interval of Aureliella helgolandensis harbors:
- a CDS encoding PT domain-containing protein yields the protein MAVQQEFDFSDRGYRRRLLQDFTCPDVVITEGTARPVRRRMKARDLKAILRVIEDFGVVCYASMATIAESADCDRSHVKRCIRALREIGLLAEIRLASGIEYRIVYSEIAAAICARSRRSDVPRAIPGGSATENPIDRPHVRPSVRPSDRPSDRPTDGPTDGPTVGPQTTGTKEQETTTTAKTTRGVESSDSPQTERIVVVVSSLGVGRAREAVSRALSQGLTPEAIECRIAAFRALPAESRRGGTLYNWLALPRSFDGAQIGGGEVRLQLATMSGDDERRRADLIRYGRGQGWTHEQLQIAIRRFEHQCLAKERSA from the coding sequence ATGGCCGTGCAACAGGAATTTGATTTTAGCGATCGTGGGTACCGGCGCCGGTTGCTCCAGGATTTCACTTGTCCCGATGTGGTGATTACCGAGGGGACGGCCAGGCCGGTGCGGCGACGGATGAAGGCTCGCGATTTGAAGGCGATCCTACGAGTGATCGAGGACTTTGGCGTCGTTTGCTATGCGTCGATGGCCACGATTGCCGAGAGTGCCGATTGCGATCGCTCGCACGTCAAACGCTGCATTCGCGCCTTGCGAGAGATCGGCCTGTTGGCCGAGATCCGACTGGCCAGCGGGATCGAGTATCGGATTGTCTATTCGGAGATCGCGGCGGCCATTTGTGCTCGCTCACGCCGGAGCGACGTGCCGCGTGCAATTCCGGGGGGGAGCGCTACCGAAAACCCCATTGATAGACCCCACGTTAGACCCAGCGTTAGACCCAGTGATAGACCCAGTGATAGACCCACTGATGGACCCACTGATGGACCCACCGTGGGTCCACAAACAACTGGAACTAAAGAACAAGAAACAACAACAACCGCCAAAACCACCAGGGGGGTGGAATCCTCCGATTCGCCGCAGACCGAACGGATCGTTGTTGTTGTTTCTTCCTTGGGAGTTGGCAGAGCTCGGGAGGCGGTCTCTCGAGCACTCTCCCAGGGGCTGACTCCCGAGGCGATCGAATGTCGCATCGCCGCGTTTCGTGCGTTACCGGCCGAGTCACGGCGTGGCGGCACGTTGTACAACTGGCTCGCGTTGCCGCGATCGTTCGACGGTGCGCAGATCGGCGGTGGGGAGGTGCGACTGCAACTGGCAACGATGAGCGGTGATGATGAGCGGCGACGGGCGGACCTGATCCGCTACGGCCGTGGGCAGGGGTGGACGCATGAGCAATTGCAGATTGCGATCCGCAGATTCGAACACCAGTGTTTGGCAAAGGAGCGATCCGCATGA